Proteins found in one Pocillopora verrucosa isolate sample1 chromosome 12, ASM3666991v2, whole genome shotgun sequence genomic segment:
- the LOC136277277 gene encoding probable glycoprotein hormone G-protein coupled receptor, with translation METPWFFIATYLLLRNPVTGVQGLDNSTFHCDIDARCDCSPKGLWDTRCQLNGSTRSPKPMVLFESLDLSRNDLQDIPTDFLVNQTHLVNLSLAYNQISVIKDGAFGRLFNVTFLDLSFNPLHKWEGNVISQLPNLKTLVVTGSVWTPDSNILKIPSLVTVLGVTWSDKCANCTLFKAEIPFSLAPNVDHNDERPTKKFFEHGYLIFCLHKSCSALAIKHPKHEENTKTIDVPKKLFYSSYVMGAVAILLNLIVLITIILAGSLRKTTSMLLIFNMALCDLLIGIYSIIIGNLNIFSFLSSVQLEKKVEKLVFGDGILCPLATAIFTSAECVAAVTSLLLTVEKYCSIVHCMNPDRRLGKKVATMCLVFCWVLSLAYAISSEFHFLNLSYSAIMMCSFPVAGRDTFLICFCVFVAFYIANIPLYVRIFLFVRHSGSQLGVKREATILKKIALVVGSNFILLLTPMILIITFVPVEDIHDKIKLRSDRHNQILFVFGFWFPIACLGLNSCINPILGAFRQGVFLKQIKNVFKWLRIPPSFGALRRQGTNRSQSQLSTASSQIVLYKITQLSSV, from the exons ATGGAGACACCCTGGTTTTTCATTGCCACTTATCTGTTGCTACGAAATCCGGTAACTGGTGTCCAGGGCCTCGACAACTCTACCTTCCATTGCGATATCGACGCACGCTGTGACTGTTCACCAAAAGGATTATGGGATACTAGATGTCAGCTGAATGGTTCTACAAGGTCACCAAAGCCTATGGTGCTCTTCGAATCCTT GGATTTGTCGAGGAACGACCTACAGGACATACCCACAGACTTTCTGGTGAATCAAACTCATTTAGTGAACCT gTCGTTAGCTTACAATCAGATATCCGTTATCAAAGATGGTGCTTTTGGAAGGTTATTCAATGTAACTTTTCT AGATTTAAGCTTTAATCCACTTCACAAATGGGAAGGTAACGTCATCAGCCAGCTTCCAAACCTTAAGACCTTAGTCGTGACCGGGAGTGTCTGGACACCAGATAGTAACATCTTGAAAATTCCATCTCTCGTAACTGTTTTGGGTGTAACCTGGAGCGACAAATGCGCGAATTGTACATTGTTCAAGGCAGAGATACCTTTTTCATTAGCACCAAATGTGGATCACAATGATGAAAGaccaacaaagaaatttttcgaGCATggatatttgatattttgtctACATAAGAGCTGTTCTGCCTTGGCGATCAAACATCCCAAGCACGAGGAAAACACCAAGACTATCGACGTTCCGAAGAAACTATTCTACAGTTCGTATGTGATGGGAGCAGTTGCCATACTACTCAACTTGATAGTCCTAATTACTATCATTCTTGCGGGATCTCTTCGCAAAACAACATCCATGTTGTTGATTTTCAACATGGCGCTATGTGACTTGTTAATTGGGATTTACTCCATAATCATTggcaatttgaacattttcagttttctctcCAGTGTTCAGCTTGAGAAGAAAGTCGAGAAGCTTGTTTTTGGGGATGGAATTCTCTGTCCGCTTGCTACCGCCATATTTACCTCAGCCGAATGTGTTGCAGCAGTTACTTCTCTTTTATTAACTGTGGAAAAGTATTGTTCAATAGTACACTGCATGAATCCCGACAGACGTTTGGGAAAAAAGGTGGCTACGATGTGTTTGGTGTTTTGCTGGGTTCTATCGCTCGCATACGCCATTTCTTCTGAGTTTCACTTTCTCAATCTCTCTTATAGCGCAATAATGATGTGCAGCTTCCCAGTGGCGGGACGAGACACATTTCTTATCTGCTTCTGCGTTTTCGTGGCATTTTACATCGCTAATATCCCGCTATACGTGCGGATATTTCTATTTGTTCGCCACTCAGGTTCTCAATTGGGGGTGAAAAGGGAAGCCACCATCCTCAAGAAAATTGCCCTTGTTGTTGGAAGCAATTTTATCTTACTTTTAACACCAATGATTTTGATCATTACCTTTGTACCCGTTGAAGATATCCATGATAAGATTAAACTGAGGAGTGACCGCCATAATCAGATTCTGTTTGTGTTCGGATTTTGGTTTCCCATTGCTTGTCTTGGCCTAAATTCCTGCATAAATCCAATTCTGGGCGCTTTTAGGCAAGGAGTGTTCTTGAAACAGAtcaaaaatgtcttcaaatGGCTCAGAATTCCTCCGTCCTTTGGTGCCCTCCGAAGACAAGGAACTAACAGATCGCAGTCACAATTGAGCACTGCTTCATCTCAGATAGTTCTTTACAAAATTACTCAGCTCAGCAGTGTGTGA
- the LOC136277275 gene encoding uncharacterized protein produces the protein MMFGTSNKAIDIYGLKIRSVDGKFTLEAEVNKVDRNELLTLENPKCAEIVAQFSHLKGVTTNDNDEKAMLPVHLILGTNEYAKIKTGARPRVGRSGEPVAEYTKFGWTILSPGTELDLSNMLLTQTSAIDYEELCKLDVLGLKDNPSGDQETVYEEFKEQLTRSSEGWYETNLPWKGNHPPLPNNHTGSLKRLKNLVRKLEIQGELERYNGIIQTQLSQGIVEHADEVVKDGKEFYIPHEAVVRENAESTKIRIVYDASARANASVPSLNECLEIGPPLQNQLWNVLVRNRFYPVAIAGDLKQAFLQIRVRREDRDALRFHWIKDLASKQVETLRFTRVLFGLAPSPFLLAAVIKEHLQRYKMVNPELVEEIERSMYVDDLISGGETTEQALDIKMTATTIFGEATFKLHKWHSNDRELEVETATVDEESQSYAKQQLGTRKGESKLLGVPWDKEKDEIQVSFPISTAEPTKRGILGKVAKIYDPLGLASPVTLSGKMLYRDACDTKIAWDRPLPSDLQAKTEGKAYLALYACSLTRGLFLEVLPNLATSEFLRSLKRLIERRGRPKKIYSDNGKTFVGAEKWLKQVMRDEKTQDYLAHENIKWQFNLSRAAWWGGQFERLIALVKTALNKTIGCGMLTWTELCEVILDVEIALNNRPLCYVEDDIQLPVLTPNSLLFLRSNQLPELEPHHLREFDLRRRAKYLRRCKQALWTRWTTEYLRGLRERHRMKHKGQTTPLAKGEVVIIKDEERNRNKWKIGIVEGLIPGRDGIVRAAKLRAGKGTLERAVQHLYPLELSCDRENVQAPLQLNPLAPTFRPRRDAAVAARYRIQDANIDAD, from the coding sequence ATGATGTTTGGTACTTCAAACAAAGCGATAGACATCTATGGCCTAAAAATTCGAAGCGTTGATGGTAAATTCACCTTAGAAGCCGAAGTAAACAAAGTCGACCGCAATGAGttgttgacattggaaaaccCAAAATGCGCAGAAATCGTAGCTCAGTTTTCTCATTTGAAGGGCGTAACCACAAATGATAACGACGAGAAAGCGATGTTGCCTGTTCATCTGATCCTTGGAACAAACGAGTACGCTAAGATCAAAACAGGGGCAAGACCAAGAGTTGGGCGCTCGGGAGAACCAGTAGCAGAATACACGAAGTTCGGCTGGACGATCTTGTCACCTGGAACGGAGTTGGATCTCAGCAACATGTTGTTAACGCAGACCTCCGCAATTGATTACGAAGAATTGTGCAAGTTAGACGTCTTGGGGTTGAAGGACAATCCAAGTGGAGACCAGGAAACCGTTTACGAAGAATTCAAAGAGCAACTAACTAGGAGTTCAGAAGGCTGGTACGAGACGAACTTGCCCTGGAAAGGAAATCACCCCCCCCTACCGAACAATCACACTGGAAGTTTAAAACGTCTCAAAAATCTCGTGCGGAAGTTAGAGATACAAGGCGAGCTGGAGAGGTACAACGGCATTATCCAGACTCAACTGAGCCAAGGGATCGTAGAACACGCTGACGAGGTGGTCAAGGACGGAAAAGAGTTCTACATTCCTCATGAAGCGGTCGTGCGCGAGAATGCAGAATCTACAAAGATACGCATTGTTTATGATGCTTCTGCAAGAGCTAATGCAAGTGTCCCCTCACTCAACGAGTGCCTCGAAATCGGCCCTCCACTACAAAACCAGCTTTGGAACGTGCTGGTACGAAATAGGTTCTATCCCGTGGCAATAGCTGGCGActtaaaacaagcatttttgCAAATTCGCGTCCGAAGAGAAGACCGAGATGCCTTACGCTTTCATTGGATAAAGGATCTGGCAAGCAAACAAGTAGAAACCTTGCGATTCACTCGAGTACTCTTTGGTTTGGCACCGTCTCCATTCCTCTTGGCCGCAGTTATCAAAGAACATCTACAGCGATACAAAATGGTGAACCCGGAATTAGTAGAGGAGATAGAGCGCAGTATGTACGTGGATGATTTAATCAGTGGTGGGGAGACAACAGAACAAGCGTTAGACATCAAGATGACAGCCACGACCATCTTTGGTGAGGCGACTTTCAAGCTGCACAAGTGGCATTCCAACGATCGGGAACTAGAAGTTGAAACTGCGACTGTAGATGAAGAAAGTCAGAGTtacgccaaacaacaactgggAACCAGAAAGGGCGAATCAAAACTGCTAGGAGtcccctgggacaaagaaaaggacGAAATTCAAGTCAGCTTCCCGATTTCAACCGCTGAGCCGACAAAAAGAGGTATTCTTGGAAAAGTCGCAAAAATCTACGATCCACTCGGTCTGGCTTCACCCGTGACCCTCTCTGGAAAAATGCTCTACAGAGATGCCTGCGACACGAAGATCGCATGGGATAGGCCCTTACCAAGTGACTTACAAGccaaaacagaaggaaaggcCTATCTTGCATTGTACGCGTGCAGTCTTACCCGAGGATTATTCCTGGAAGTACTACCAAACCTGGCAACCAGTGAATTCCTAAGAAGTCTAAAACGGCTCATCGAGCGCCGTGGGCGTCCGAAGAAGATATATTCCGACAATGGCAAAACCTTTGTTGGCGCCGAGAAGTGGCTCAAACAAGTTATGCGTGACGAGAAGACACAAGATTACTTAGCACATGAGAACATCAAGTGGCAATTCAACCTCAGCCGCGCCGCTTGGTGGGGAGGACAGTTCGAGCGCCTCATCGCACTggtaaaaacagctttaaacaagaCTATCGGATGCGGAATGTTGACCTGGACAGAGCTGTGTGAAGTGATACTGGATGTGGAGATTGCTTTGAATAATCGCCCTTTATGTTACGTCGAAGACGACATACAGTTACCCGTGCTTACCCCTAACTCACTGCTATTTCTTCGATCAAACCAGCTACCAGAACTGGAACCACACCATCTAAGAGAATTTGATCTGCGTAGAAGAGCTAAATATTTGCGAAGGTGCAAGCAGGCTTTGTGGACCAGGTGGACTACCGAATATTTACGAGGGTTGAGAGAACGACACCGGATGAAACACAAGGGTCAAACCACGCCCTTGGCCAAAGGAGAGGTAGTCATCATCAAGGACGAGGAACGAAAtcgcaataaatggaaaattggaatcGTGGAAGGTCTGATTCCGGGACGAGACGGAATCGTTCGAGCTGCCAAACTTCGAGCGGGGAAAGGAACACTTGAACGGGCGGTACAACACCTTTACCCACTGGAGCTGTCCTGCGATCGGGAGAATGTACAGGCTCCTCTGCAGCTCAACCCCTTAGCCCCGACATTCAGGCCCAGGAGGGATGCAGCGGTAGCCGCTCGTTATCGCATTCAAGATGCGAACATTGATGCCGATTAG
- the LOC131793098 gene encoding uncharacterized protein has product MEELTKEAETKLQMLLYTNGKTRGIVEKGNLGAVARHRDNLQALVKEVDALKLKVEQTMFKAGKSAEDVGSWSSSIEEPIAEADEEVSRLEKWLVETNREIEHRKHKDEEERKARAREEELKFEREQMEMKLEFERQLEETKAKQQPVEKANQIEQRTTRLPKLQITKFNGTYEAWLPFWNKFQAEIDKANLASVTKFAYLKELVDPKVRAEIDGLPFTTEGYERAKNILIGEYGKTSEIVNAYVQNIANLPVITGTQPAPIHEFYKKLVFNVQSLETLGKLKDVTGNVRSVLDKLKGVKADLVRGQVDWQDWDFPQLIKALKSWKEINPIGSGADNAGKQGAKFRDREKTFHANETTPTQRGCVYCDATDHRAVNCDKFVTVGDRRKQLGLKQLCFNCTGSRHRASECKCRSGCQICSRRHHTSICDKHTSRDQLMTTTSAERKGVVYPMEPEVPTLHQRF; this is encoded by the exons ATGGAGGAACTAACCAAAGAAGCAGAGACTAAATTGCAGATGTTGCTGTACACTAATGGAAAAACACGGGGCATTGTGGAAAAGGGAAACCTAGGAGCGGTCGCGCGACATCGCGACAACCTACAAGCATTAGTAAAAGAAGTAGACGCGCTTAAACTAAAGGTTGAACAGACCATGTTCAAGGCCGGGAAAAGTGCAGAAGACGTTGGAAGTTGGAGCAGTAGCATTGAAGAACCGATCGCCGAAGCTGACGAAGAAGTTTCGCGACTAGAAAAATGGCTCGTGGAGACGAATAGAGAGATCGAACATCGAAAGCACAAggacgaagaagaaaggaaagcccgTGCTCGTGAAGAGGAGCTTAAATTCGAAAGAGAGCAAATGgagatgaagctagaattcGAACGCCAACTGGAAGAGACCAAGGCAAAACAGCAACCTGTTGAGAAGGCCAATCAGATTGAACAAAGGACAACAAGGCTACCGAAACTAcagatcacaaagtttaatGGGACGTATGAAGCATGGCTGCCGTTCTGGAACAaatttcaagctgaaattgATAAAGCAAACCTTGCATCTGTGACCAAGTTTGCATACCTAAAAGAGCTGGTAGATCCAAAGGTTCGAGCGGAGATAGACGGACTTCCTTTCACAACAGAGGGCTACGAAAGGGCAAAGAATATCCTCATCGGCGAATATGGGAAAACGAGCGAGATCGTGAATGCGTACGTCCAGAACATCGCAAATTTGCCTGTCATTACAGGAACACAACCTGCGCCTATCCACGAATTTTACAAGAAGCTCGTGTTCAATGTGCAATCTTTGGagacactgggcaaattgaaAGACGTCACTGGAAATGTAAGGAGTGTGCTCGACAAACTAAAGGGTGTAAAAGCAGATCTAGTGAGAGGACAAGTGGACTGGCAGGACTGGGACTTCCCACAGttgataaaagctttgaaaagttggAAGGAAATCAACCCCATTGGGAGCGGCGCGGATAATGCGGGGAAGCAAGGTGCTAAATTCCGCGatcgcgagaaaacatttcacgCAAACGAAACTACACCAACACAAAGAGGGTGCGTCTACTGTGACGCAACTGACCACAGAGCTGTGAATTGCGACAAGTTTGTGACAGTTGGAGACCGCAGGAAGCAATTAGGACTgaaacagctttgttttaacTGCACCGGAAGTCGACACCGTGCTTCTGAGTGCAAATGCCGTTCTGGCTGCCAGATCTGCAGTCGAAGACATCATACGTCGATCTGTGACAAACATACATCGCGAGACCAGCTGATGACCACAACGAGCGCAGAAAGGAAAGGAGTGGTGTATCCTATG GAGCCGGAAGTTCCTACGCTTCATCAACGCTTCTGA